The following are from one region of the Pygocentrus nattereri isolate fPygNat1 chromosome 20, fPygNat1.pri, whole genome shotgun sequence genome:
- the barhl1a gene encoding barH-like homeobox 1a, which yields MHKCLLERAAFSRLAAFTMDLPTNGSSFGIESLLSRRPASPCMSRGGALLVGPCGSPAPSARSDLDSDCSSPPSPRRDCVEEEEDEEVQRHARALGLESPGPQARTVTSSFLIRDILADCKPLAACAPYSSAQTARDAEDYADKVHSNSSSDSEYRVKDEAEREISSSGESPSSRLKKPRKARTAFTDHQLAELERSFARQKYLSVQDRMELAASLNLTDTQVKTWYQNRRTKWKRQTAVGLELLAEAGNYSALQRMFPSPYFYPQSLVSSLDPGAGLYLYRGPSAPPPPIQRPLVPRILLPGLQGGGGEPLASLHGTLARPTPQR from the exons ATGCACAAATGCTTGCTTGAGCGCGCGGCTTTCTCCCGCCTTGCTGCGTTCACCATGGACCTGCCCACGAACGGCTCGAGCTTTGGGATCGAGTCCCTGCTGTCCCGTAGGCCCGCGAGCCCCTGCATGTCCAGGGGCGGCGCTCTGCTGGTCGGCCCCTGCGGCTCTCCGGCCCCGAGCGCGCGCTCTGACCTGGACAGTGACTGCTCCTCGCCACCGTCCCCGCGCAGGGACTgcgtggaggaggaggaggacgaggaggtGCAGAGACATGCGCGCGCGCTGGGGCTCGAGTCTCCCGGCCCTCAGGCGCGCACCGTCACCTCCTCCTTCTTAATCCGAGACATCCTGGCGGACTGCAAGCCTCTGGCGGCCTGCGCCCCGTACAGCAGCGCGCAGACAGCGCGAGACGCGGAGGACTACGCCGACAAAGTGCACAGCAACTCGTCCTCAGACAGCGAGTACAGAG TGAAGGACGAGGCTGAGAGGGAGATCTCCAGCAGTGGAGAAAGCCCCTCGTCCCGGCTGAAGAAGCCCCGAAAAGCGCGCACGGCCTTCACAGATCACCAGCTCGCCGAGCTCGAGCGCAGCTTCGCGCGCCAGAAGTACCTGAGCGTGCAGGACCGCATGGAGCTCGCGGCCTCTCTCAACCTGACCGACACGCAGGTCAAGACCTGGTACCAGAACCGGAg GACGAAGTGGAAGCGGCAGACGGCTGTTGGTCTGGAGCTTCTTGCTGAAGCGGGTAATTACTCAGCTCTCCAGCGAATGTTCCCGTCTCCCTATTTTTACCCCCAGAGCCTCGTGTCCAGCCTGGACCCCGGAGCTGGACTCTATTTGTACCGGGGTCCCTCTGCGCCCCCGCCGCCGATTCAGCGGCCGCTCGTGCCGAGGATCCTACTGCCCGGGCTGCAGGGAGGCGGCGGCGAGCCTTTGGCTTCGCTGCACGGGACCTTAGCTCGGCCCACCCCGCAGCGATGA
- the cfap77 gene encoding cilia- and flagella-associated protein 77 isoform X2 encodes MTIGLHAVPTLGKTKSRGLPCPGPDFVYGAVTTVQDGGVSEAISSWNTPSLSSSNSARYRKAERDFVALNREGVKSGLVTAKELQQYRATHDIRRPIASKDAHRSAPARIPQDLTFGVSTRPSTPISELMEYKYAQRWLEEQHAKDRALLACQHKKAQLGRIQDTRTTLLRKSRPLEEAPSTWKLPRFQQIGPALDTFRDAEARKRAMAAHYSDSAARRGLLGQGTYTVD; translated from the exons ATGACGATTGGATTACATGCAGTG CCTACACTTGGGAAGACCAAATCCAGAGGACTGCCTTGTCCAGGACCTGACTTTGTTTATGGGGCAGTGACCACAGTTCAAGACGGAGGAGTGTCAGAGG CTATTTCCAGCTGGAACACGCCCTCACTGTCCTCAAGTAACTCTGCCCGATACAGAAAGGCAGAGCGTGACTTTGTGGCTTTGAACCGTGAGGGGGTGAAGTCAGGTCTGGTGACAGCCAAGGAGCTGCAGCAGTACCGTGCAACTCATGATATCAGACGCCCAATCGCTTCCAAAGACGCGCACAGGTCTGCCCCAGCACGGATACCACAGGACCTCACATTCGGTGTGTCTACACG GCCTTCTACTCCTATCTCTGAGCTGATGGAGTATAAGTATGCTCAGAGGTGGCTGGAGGAGCAGCATGCCAAGGACAGAGCCCTGCTGGCATGCCAGCATAAAAAG GCTCAGCTCGGCAGGATACAGGACACCCGTACCACCCTTCTCCGAAAGAGTCGCCCTCTGGAAGAGGCCCCGTCCACGTGGAAACTACCCCGCTTCCAGCAG ATTGGACCAGCCCTGGACACCTTTCGAGATGCTGAAGCCCGGAAGAGGGCCATGGCTGCACATTACTCTGACTCGGCAGCCAGAAGAGGGCTGTTGGGACAGGGCACTTACACTGTTGACTGA
- the cfap77 gene encoding cilia- and flagella-associated protein 77 isoform X1, whose translation MEGVHVGVLRDSMLNNPLLIRPTLGKTKSRGLPCPGPDFVYGAVTTVQDGGVSEAISSWNTPSLSSSNSARYRKAERDFVALNREGVKSGLVTAKELQQYRATHDIRRPIASKDAHRSAPARIPQDLTFGVSTRPSTPISELMEYKYAQRWLEEQHAKDRALLACQHKKAQLGRIQDTRTTLLRKSRPLEEAPSTWKLPRFQQIGPALDTFRDAEARKRAMAAHYSDSAARRGLLGQGTYTVD comes from the exons ATGGAAGGTGTTCATGTCGGAGTGCTCAGAGACTCAATGCTGAACAATCCTCTTTTAATAAGG CCTACACTTGGGAAGACCAAATCCAGAGGACTGCCTTGTCCAGGACCTGACTTTGTTTATGGGGCAGTGACCACAGTTCAAGACGGAGGAGTGTCAGAGG CTATTTCCAGCTGGAACACGCCCTCACTGTCCTCAAGTAACTCTGCCCGATACAGAAAGGCAGAGCGTGACTTTGTGGCTTTGAACCGTGAGGGGGTGAAGTCAGGTCTGGTGACAGCCAAGGAGCTGCAGCAGTACCGTGCAACTCATGATATCAGACGCCCAATCGCTTCCAAAGACGCGCACAGGTCTGCCCCAGCACGGATACCACAGGACCTCACATTCGGTGTGTCTACACG GCCTTCTACTCCTATCTCTGAGCTGATGGAGTATAAGTATGCTCAGAGGTGGCTGGAGGAGCAGCATGCCAAGGACAGAGCCCTGCTGGCATGCCAGCATAAAAAG GCTCAGCTCGGCAGGATACAGGACACCCGTACCACCCTTCTCCGAAAGAGTCGCCCTCTGGAAGAGGCCCCGTCCACGTGGAAACTACCCCGCTTCCAGCAG ATTGGACCAGCCCTGGACACCTTTCGAGATGCTGAAGCCCGGAAGAGGGCCATGGCTGCACATTACTCTGACTCGGCAGCCAGAAGAGGGCTGTTGGGACAGGGCACTTACACTGTTGACTGA